ccttatgtgccaggagagtttggaggatcaggcaggggggttagaagcagaaggattagtgacacagaagctgcccagggagaaacacagacccCAGCAGAGCCCCACAGACTCCCTGATCTGTGTCTGTGTCCTTGCTTGTACACTCCCAGTGAGTGtagcagccctcagctctgtttcctcctcacagcctagcatctcattTTACCCGTTAAGATATTCCAGtgagcctcaaagcagcacaggtgtccctgcccatggcagaggggttggaactggatgctccctgtgttcccttccagccctgccagctctgtgctcccaTGGTTCAGCGACTCTGGCTGATGTTCAGAGGGTaactggggaggagtgggagaGCTCCCAGCTGTGCCACTGGAACTCTGCTCTCCCATTTCCAAACCTTTCTTCCCAGAGCATCACTAACTCACTGATTCTCTCCCCTGGTAGGATTTATCTCCTCtgacagctgctggagcagacttCCACTGTGAGCTCAGTGCAAAGGAGTTCTCCAGGGACCATCTCATCTGCACGGAGATTGCAGTGTCCCAAAGGAAGGCAAACAAAGCTTCAGCAAGGCACAGCTTGCCACAGGTGGCTTCTTTCCTATCATcatcagaggaggaggaggaggaggaggaaggcagcagtACTTTCATCCCATACACTGGACTGCTTCGTTTTCCAAAGAGACATCTCACCTGCCacccacccagagcagatcagggGAAAACCAGCCTGGACTCTGGTACTGGAGACCTCTCAGTGGGGAGTCAGTCTGAGCTTGACCTGAGTGCCTTGGGGTTTACTTTCTTTCCCGTGGGAAAGAGTGAGGTGGACACTTCGGGATCCCAGGCCAGTGAGAAGTCTTCCCTTTctcacagctcctctctggGAAGGATCTCTCTCACTGACGTCAGATTCCCAGCACAGGGTGACATGGACAGGGAGGGATGCCTGGATGTGACCCCCCTTCAGACGCTGACTGAGGGCAGCGGTGCCACCCTCGGGGCccaggggcaggctctgcactgcaggtgttaccagagggcagctgagctgcacacCCGGTGGGGAGGCACAGCGCAGCGCCGGGAGCAGCCCAGCGGCCAGCTCCTCGCTCCCTCCCCGccgctgcagctggcagaagatGAAGGCATCGCCAGTGACTGGGACTGGGACAGCGACACCGAGGCAGCAGGGACGCCTCCCGCCGCCGGGGTGCTGTGTGAGGCATTCCAAACCTCTCATGGGGAGGGAATGCATCAGCCAAAGTTTGAGTTCAAAGGCTACGAGCATGCACATTACATGTCAAGGAGCTAGAGGGTCCTGCCTGGGTGGTGTgcctgggaagtgctggagacatCCAGCtacatggcagggacacctgaacAAGGAACCTGAGCAAGGAGCCTGAACAAGGACACCTGAGCCAAGACACTGAGCAAGGAGCCCTGAGCAAGGCCCAAGAAGCTTTAGTGCTGGTTTCTGCACTCACCTCAGCAGGGTTTTCTCCCCTGCTGACCTACCAAGGCACAGGGACACAAACGCTGTGGTTGTGCTGCAACTGCTGCTCTACCCTCACCACCcctctgctggtgctgtgctaAGCTGCTAAAGCAGCCATGAACCCAGCTGGAGTGAGACCTCTTGCAGAGGCCACACAGCAACCCCTCAGTGCCTTGTGCTCAGAGCAAGGTGGCTCTGAGGTGTGAGTTCTGGAAggcaaaagcagctctgagacaacaaaaccccagcctggagctgggcaaaagcagcagctgggctctgggagctgagtgctgtgcccatgtggtgagcctggggcaggctgcccctgctggcATCCCACTGGGgcctctggagctgcagccctgcttggctGGAAGAAGCTCACAGAGACATTGCCAACCTTTGCCCTTGGTGGCATGAGGAGGtctccagctcagcctgcagacagCACCTCCTGTGTCCCAAGAGGGTGAGCTGAAGCCAAAGTGATCAATGggccacagggctgctgctttatttatttaggGCTTTCACCACTGTGCTTGCTGGGGCTGGGATCCCTTCTGCtgtgcagagtggctgagagttgCTGGGTGCAGAGGCAAGAATATTTGGATACACAACTCCACCTGTGTCTGCTCCTTTTGTTTCCCACAACTACCAAGGGtgactgcagctcctcctgcaaaaATATCCCATCTGAAAACAGGGCTCAGAGTGAAAtcctctcaggctgcccagcctggtCCCTCTGGGCCTCTGAAAGATCAgggcacagccctggagcatctctctaaGCAAAGAAtcaaatcagaatcacagaagagtttgggttggtaaagacctccaaaggtcatccagtccaagccccctgcagtcaccagggacatcctcccccaGAGGAGGTTGTCCTCTTGAGCCTCACCTTCACTATCTTAactccaagcagctctacaggctggggacagagtggctgagagcagccaggcagagagggagctgggggtgctgggagagaggagctgaagaggaggcagcagtgcccaggtgggcagcagagccagtggcatcctgggctggctcaagagcagtgtgggcagcaggacaagggaggttcttctgcccctgtgctcagccctgctcaggacTCAACTTGAGATACTAACTGAAGGCCTGGAGTAAAGCAGAAAAGGAGTTGGGAGAAAAGATTCATCCATGAGAATTCCACCCCCCCCCTTACCTATCCTCCACGAAGAGTCCCGAGGGACATCCTGCATTGGAATCCTTCCTGTTCCTTCAGGCAGACACAGATCAGCCTGATCCCATCACCACCCAATGTCTTGTGCAACCCAGGGAAAGCCCCAGGCTGTGACTTACAGGAAGCTCTCAGGTTGTGTAACCACTGCCAAACTCTTCTGACAtgtcacagctctgccagcagcgtcctggagcagctttgtctcgtccaggctttgccaggctggaaggctgcaggagagctcagctcctgctggaggaagCATCCTGCTCCTCCAAGGAATTCTCTTTGCAGGCCTTGAAACCTGCTCTCCACTGCAGGGCTCAGAACACCCAGAGCAGAGTGCTGCCTCCTCCAGAGAAGTCACCCATGGCACAGGGTCTGAggctggcttgggttggaagggcccttagAGACcacccagttccaagcccctgccatgggcagggacacctcctgctggccactttgctcaaggcttcatccagcctggctttgggcACTTCCAGCtgtggagcctccacagcttccctgggcagtgtccagtgcctcaccacccttctggggaagagtTTCTTCCCAATGTCTCATCTCAGTCCAGCTTCTTCCACTCCAAAGCCATCCCCCCTCATCCTCTCATGCCCTGCCTTTGTACAAGTCCAtcttcagctctcctgtagcccccctcagatcctggaaggaagctctgaggtcttcctggagccttctcttctccaggctgaacaactccaactctctcagcctgccctcacaggcAAGGAGaggcacaggagaggtgctccagcccttggatcatcctttGTCCTTAGGAGCTACCTCCTGACACAGGCAAAGTTTCCACAGTTTGGAAGCTGAAAGGCAGAGGTTTAATTTGAGACTTGGAAGCAGACTTTTGGTACCTAAAGCCTTCAGAGCTCTCCAAAAGGTAACATCTCCCTAGAAATAAGGGCAGAAGTAAAGCTCAGAGTTATGTTCTCAGATCTGATTTCTCAGGTGCACTACAACTTGCCTAACCTCTGCCCTCCCATGGCTTCACCaaacagcagaggcaggaggcagggatgTGAGGGGAGATCAAAAGTGGAAATGCTTCATGGAGCTCTCCAGGAAACAccctgctgaggagctggagttAATTagatgccagagctgctgctgggtagGTGTGTCCTGCCCAACAGAGCTGGGAGGTTGGAAAGGCCCAAATGACAGCTTTgcagcactggcatgggctgaggCATTCAGCatgaagcagggcagggaataAAAACaacttcaggctggagaagagaaggctctgaggaatcacagaatcagccaggttggaagagagctccaagctcctccagtccatcctagcacccagccctggccaatcaaccagaccaaggcactaagtgcctcagccaggcttttcctgaacacctcatccaagctgccctcaaagacctccagggagggaacatccccATCCTATGTCGTGGTTGGAGGGGTTCCAGGTTACCCCAGATCCCTacaacagcctccctgggcagcctgtgccagtgtctcctcaccctctccgAGGATTCCTTCCTAAGCCTGACTTTCATTTGAAGGAAGCATTGGAAGGCATTTCTGGAGGAAATAGTTGCCTCAGCCCCAGCAGGTATCAGccaagctgtgtgcagagccccaactttcCCTTTCTAGAAGCTTAAAACAAGCCAAAGTTACCCAACCAGAAACGCAAGCCCCAAACTTGCGCCAGCTCGGCGAGGGCTGGCGGCAGGCAGGAAGCCCTCTCTCGGCAGCACAGCGTTTGGCTGGCTCTGGAGAGCTGGGGCCGTGCTAAGCCTCTGGCTTGTGCACCTTTGTACAGCGAGGtgtgtgccctgggcagggcagaggcgcTGCCAGTTGCACTCTGCCTGCCACACATGCGCAGGGACCTGTGGCTCGCTGCGCTCCGCTCCCAGcgcaggcaggagagcagctccacagcctggcACGGAGAAGCAAACCCAACCCGGGCTGACGAGGAGGAATTCAGCTCCGGTGAGAGGTGATTCACCTGCAGACAGGaaggctcagctgcctgctctcccagcccagcctgtgcACTTCTTCATGAAGCAGTTCCTGACTCTCTGCGCTGTGTTTTCCCTGGCTGGTGAGTCCTGACTGCTTCCCTGCTGCCGgtcgtggctgctgctgcctgacccCCTGCTTCAGTCCTGTTTACTTAAGTGAGACCTAGAGAATGAGCTGTTGTCTGAGGTGGCTCAAAAGGCCTCTTCTTTGCTGCTCTAAAGCCCAGCTGGTGTGCTCAGTGCTTTAAAAGGATTAgtggggagaagaaaagagtccttcacatggaagtgtttgccACTGGTGTGTGCCAGAGCCTACAGGAGCAGAGGACAGGAGGGCTTTGGATCAGCTCCTCTGTGCCTTAAGAGCAGACTCAATGAGCACAGGAACAGCTCTGATGGAGTAAAGGACAGGAGGGCTTTTGGATCAGCTCCTCTGTACCTTAAGAGGAGACTCAATGAGAACAGGAACAGGTCTGACTTTACAAGAGGGACAAAGGAGGTGACCCTAATTGCCATTGagtcctgctccagctgtgccaggcttcctCTGGGTGAATCAGGAATTTCCAGTGCCAGCTTTGCAGCAAGCAGCCTCTTCACCCATCTGCTCTTGTGTCTGTGAGCTTAAGCaggagggaagggcaggggcagaagccAAGGGACTTTCATGCTGTGGAGTATCCTGGTTGCTCCCTGCCCACACTTGACTGTGCTTGTGTCAGGCTGCTTTGCATGACTCCATTCAGCATGGATGAGGGTGGGAAGATAGAGGTTTCCCACTTCTAATCTGATCAGGATATTGGTGGCTCAGCCCTGGtggtgctctgcagggctgcccacccactctgtgccagctgctgcagggctgcctggccAAGGAGGTGTTGGCTGAGCCTGGTGCTAGCAGAGGTGAGAGATGAACCCAGGTGAGGACAAAATCTGGACTGGGCTGTAGACATTCCTGTGTTGCTTCCCTGCCCAAATGCCATGCCCAAGATGACTGAGaaccaggtcatagaatcacagaatcaagcaggttggcagagagctccaagctcagccagcccaacctagcacccaggcctggccaagcaaccagaccatggcactaagtgccccagccaggcttggcttgaacacctccagggacagcaactccaatacctccctgggcagcccattccagtgccaatcactctctgtgcctgtCTGCCTCATTCccctcccctagagcaggctgctttgacctgctggcacacagctgccctgtgtggaggcagctggaggggaaagcttggagtgaggaggcaggagcagactCTGTGCTACCACAGCTGCTCAGAGTGCTCTTGTGCAAGTCATCCCcatcctgccccccagctcccccctcTGCAAAGGAGTGCTGCTTTAACTTGCCTTTCACCCCACTTTTGCCTGGAAGCACTCCTTGATTGAGTGTCCATTTATCAGCTGCTCctttgcagcaagagcaggctgagacCCAGACACCTTCAAGGTGTTTATCAACACTGCAGGCCAAGAGTTGAGtaagcacagaatggtaggggttgggagggacctccagagatcgagtccaacccccctgccaaagcagggtcacctagggcaggccacacagcaacacatccagattggctttgaaagcctccagagaaggaatgcAGAGATgacctctggggctgtgtctgtAGCTCAGAGTTACAGAGATTACCAATTGTAGAGGTTACTCTGCAAGTTGGAAAGCTTCCTGTGCCAGGTCTGGGCTATTCTCACAACCAGAGAGAGCCAAAAGCCTCTtgtgcagtgcctgctctgAGCCCATTTGCTGCAGATGTGGCATTCTGCTCTCTGTGGGCAGCTCAGACCCAAGGACAAGTGGCACTTCTGTTTGCCAAAGCCAGAACCCATCCTCTGTGAGGAAGAGGCACAGGGCTCAGAAGCAGACAGTTGAGTTGTTTGCCTTCAGCCTGGCACACCCAGATCAGAGTCCAGGCACCAGGTCTCTGCCTGTCGCTGCACACAAGAAATCTCCATCCAAaaaaacacagagcagcagaggccagaggctgccccctccccagggatgggagaatggattgctgcttggggtaggagcagcaggcagagacatcCACAGGCACCAATcagccctgcagacagctcCTGGTGCTCCTCTGTAAGCCCTGGAGACAGCTCCTGGTCCTCCCTTTGCCACCCCTgtgaacaaacagctcctggTCCTCCTTTGCCAGCACTGGAAAGAGCTCATGGTCCTACctttggcagagctgggaaCAAACAGCTCTGGTGCTCCctttggcagagctgggaaCAAACAGCTCTGGTGCTCCctttggcagagctgggaaCAAACAGCTCTGGTGCCCCCTTTGGCAGGCATCGAACTGCTTTAAACTGATGAGAAATTCGAGAAGTCTCCTTCTGGCCCCTGGAGGTTTTGGGTTCCCTCTGCGAAGGTTCCTGCCTGGCCTTTCTTTGGGATGAGTTAACAAGCTGCAGGGTGGATGTGTGTGCCCGGTTTGAattgctgctctgccaggcttctgcagAGGGAGTGGCATGCCCTGGCACTCCTGCTCACTGcgggcagtgctgggcccacgcTCAGCCGAGGCTGAGGTGCTAGGGCAGGCAGTTCTAACGCCAGTCTCTTTGCTTGCCTAGGCACTGCGGCGGCAGAGAGGTCATCGTGCCTGAAGCATGCAACATTTGCTTCCACAAACTTAGAGAACATCCTGACGTGGGAAACTGAAGCACAGATCCCCCCTGGCACCGTGTTTGATGTCCAATACAAGCAGTAGGTGAAGTCTGCTTCCTTTTGGAGTGCTGTTCTCAGGCTCTCAGGCGGAGAAGGcccaggaaagaaaagcagattttgCTGTTTCTGCCACAGAACCTCAGCTGGCAGATGTGGCTCAGTCACACCTTgggctgcagctttgctgcgtgacagagctgctctttgtcctcagcagcctcctcctctctgaaGTTTCCTCACCTGCCAGTGCAGGTAGCAGCAATTGGCTTCCTCTGGCTGCATCACTGCGGCAGAGCCAGGCCAGCACTGCCGCCTCCGTTTGTgccacctcttgtcctgtcactgggcactgctgaccaAAGCCTGCCCCCACcgcctggcacccacccctaaAGGATTTACAGTCATTGacaggatcccctctcagtgtgctcttctccaggctaaataaccccaggtccctcagcctttcctcataagagatcttccagtccctaATCATCTgcacagccctttgctgtgccccttcaagcagtgccctgcactggggagcccagaactggacacagtgctccaggtgaggccacagcagggcagagcagggagggaggagaagctcctttgagctgcttgcctggttcttgctctgctgagcaccttaaaagctttttctttctgtcttaaGGTATGGAGACAAAACCTGGCTGAGCAAGCCCGAGTGCCAGGGCATCACAGAGCCCTTCTGCAACCTCACTCGGGAAACAGAGAACTTCACAGAGCATTACTACGGCAGGGTGAGGGCCAccggccagagctgctcctccagctgggTGCGCTCCGAGCGCTTCGAGCCCCGCAAAGAGAGTAGgtactgctgctggaggcactgACCCTCAGCCTCCATCgtgctcagcacagctttgccttcagctgcagcactgcaaggctCTGTGCTTGATAGGCAGGGGGTGAAGGCCTGAGGAAGACTTGATACTGGACAAGGAGACAAAGGGGCAAACGGACAGGATCTGCCCTGAGGGCTGACATCAGAGTGGGGttagagagaaggaaaattgCTTGAAGGAAGAACTGCTATGAAGGGAgggtgttaggagttggaagggagctccagagatcatccagcccaaccccactgccagagcaggggcacccagggcaggtcacccaggaacacacccaggtgggtttggaaagtctgcagaggaggctccacaacctctctgtgcagcctgctccagggctctgcaccctcacagggacaaagttttcccttctgttcccatggaacctcctctgtttcagcttgcccccagtgccccttgtgctgtccttggacacccctgagcagagcctggctcctgccctgcacatctttacaggttggaagagagctccaagctcagccagcccaacctagcacccagccctgcccaaccaaccatggcactaagtgccccagccaggcttggcttcaacacctccagccacagccactccaccacctccctgggcagcccattccagtgccaatcactctctctgccaggaacttcctcctaacatccagcctagacctgccctggcacagcttgaggctgtgtccccttgttctgtctctggctgc
The sequence above is a segment of the Pogoniulus pusillus isolate bPogPus1 chromosome 37, bPogPus1.pri, whole genome shotgun sequence genome. Coding sequences within it:
- the IFNLR1 gene encoding interferon lambda receptor 1; this encodes MSCWAAGVLVALCLLRPAAGQAKLPAPQNVTLLSKDFDMILTWAPGEGSPAGVTYTVRYQSMQQQKKWLKVPHCKNIHRTSCNLTCELPNYFVKVRGRVKAAWGRCQSPWVESQFKGYHLDVELAPPELKLSMEKNSIQVNASFPLPPCVQNLLWMYDLNLWEAGSEDKRTYEQNSRKAAVTINTTALRGNYCLSARASYQSIHFKYSKFSQPLCVLLNHKAVEWELPFAASIPVLVLLSFLSSLFVVCLLKQDAKQKKMPQTLDLSPLTAAGADFHCELSAKEFSRDHLICTEIAVSQRKANKASARHSLPQVASFLSSSEEEEEEEEGSSTFIPYTGLLRFPKRHLTCHPPRADQGKTSLDSGTGDLSVGSQSELDLSALGFTFFPVGKSEVDTSGSQASEKSSLSHSSSLGRISLTDVRFPAQGDMDREGCLDVTPLQTLTEGSGATLGAQGQALHCRCYQRAAELHTRWGGTAQRREQPSGQLLAPSPPLQLAEDEGIASDWDWDSDTEAAGTPPAAGVLCEAFQTSHGEGMHQPKFEFKGYEHAHYMSRS